The Paenibacillus sp. FSL H7-0357 nucleotide sequence AGGAGCGGGGAGAAGCCGGGATGGTGACCCGCTCGGTTGTCGCTCTAGGGACACGCGAAGGCAACCCGAAGGGAATTCACGACTTTGCTGATTTGGCGAAGCCCGGCGTTAAGGTGTTGTATCCCAATCCAAAGACCTCTGGCGGAGCACAGTGGGATATCAACGCCATCTATGGGGCGGGTCTCAAGCTGTCTGAGGCGCAAGAAGGGGTGAAAGACCCTGCTGCCGCCAAAGCTTTTTTGGAGAGCATACACGCGAACGTAGAATCTCTGGACAAAAGCGGGCGGGCTTCGATGGCTGCCTTTGAATACGGCGTGGGCGATGTTATCGTCACCTATGAGAATGAGCTGCTGGCGCGGATTGCCCAGGGTGTAAATTATGAGGTTATTATTCCACAGAATACGATCCTGATCGAGAATCCTGCGGCGGTCGTGGACAAATACGCGGATGAGCATGGAACCCGCGAGGCGGCGGAGGCGCTGGTGGACTTCCTGACAACCCGGGAGGCCCAGGAGGTCTTCGCCGAATACGGCTTCCGTCCGGTGAATGAGCAGGTGTATGCGGAGAATGCGGACCATTATCCTGTCCCGGCTGGGCTTTTTGATATTCAGTATCTTGGCGGCTGGGATGAAGTGCGCAGCACACTCTACGCCAAACGTGGAGTCTGGTATCAGGTACTGGCCGGAATATAACCCATATGGATAGGATTGCGCTGCCTAAGCTGCAGCAAATAAGACCGTACCTCAACGCAGAGGGCGGTCTTTGCTCTGTTTTTATATGTAATCTTTAAGCCTATACTTGTCAGCCTACAACTTCTCCAACGCTCCCCGCAGTTTATGCTTCAATTCTTCCAATGCCTCATGACTCGGTCTGACACTTTCGGAATACATCGTCTCTCTAGGTGTCCACCAAACTGGATGAGTAGGATTCGGTTCTGTTAATCTTCTAGGGAAGATATGCCAGTGTATATGTGAATCACCGTTGCCAAGCAGTTCATAGTTCAGCTTATCCGGTTCAAAAGCTATGTTGACCGCCTCAGCGACTTTACTCATTTCCATAAGAAACTTCTGCTTGAAGCCGCTGTCCAGTTCGTGAAGCTCCCGTTTATGTTCCTTGCAGAGAAAAAGAGTGTAGCCTTCAAAATACTGATGGTCGCCAATGACCACATAGCCGGTTTCGAGCTCAGCTACGAAGTAGGGATTGGTGTCTTCTTTAATCATGTCAATCCGTCTGCAGATCAAACAGTCTTCCATGAAAATAACCTCCTGTATGCGTTCTTGAAATCCACATTTTACATTAACAGCTACCCCCTTTCACCGCTGTGCTAAATATGCTTGTTGCATGGAGAGCTTTAATAATAATGAGATGAAGAGGGAGATGTACTATAATGGGGGTTACTTAAACTTCCGCACCGGGAACTGAAGGAGAGATTAGAGATGGATAACTTGGTGTTTTTGGGGACAGGCGACGCAATGGGCGTTCCCCGGGTATATTGCAGCTGTGAGACCTGCATGGAGGCTAGAGCGGGCGGGCTGAATGTGCGGCTTCGCTCCTCCGTGCTTATAGATAACGGCAGTGATTTTTTGGCGATTGACTGTGGTCCGGACTGGCGGCGGCAGATGGAATCGCTTGGGCAACGTACCATGCGCAGGCTGCTGGTGACCCATGCCCATTTTGACCATATTGGCGGATTGCCCGAATGGGCAGATGCCTGCCGCTGGATGGGATATAAAGGGGAGCTGTACGCGCCTGCGGAGGTGATTCCGGTGATTCTGCGGCAATATCCATGGCTGGACCGCAATATAGAGATGATACCGTGCGATGACGGGATCGAGCTGGACGGCTGGCAGATCGACACATGGAAAGTGAATCACGGCAAAAACGGATACTCCTACGCCTTCCGCTTGGAAAAGGAGGGGTATAAGTGGGTATATTGTCCGGATTCCATCTCCCTTACACCGCAGGAAACGGAGCGCATGCATGGCCTGGATCTGCTGGTACTGGGTACAAGCTTTTATTATGAGGCGGCGGAGCTGTCGACCCGCTCTGTGTACGATATGACGGAAGCAGCAGATCTGCTGCGGACAGTTCAGCCGGCACGCGCCGTGTACACACATATGTCGCATGATGTGGATCTGAGAAAAGCTTATATTTTGCCGGAAAATGTGACGCTGGCGGTTACGGGCCTAAGACTCCCGCTCACACGTTCGGAGTAAGGAATAGGGACCTCATCCAGTGCTGTACAGCACTGGATGAGGTCCCTATTTGTGTCCGGCAGGCATAGGAAAGCTGATGAACAACAAAACAACAATCGTCATCGCCCACCGGCTCTCGACGGTCCAGAACGCCGATGTCATCCTGGTGATGGAGAACGGAAAAATTGTGGAGCGCGGCAGTCATGATGAGCTGCTTGCGGCTGAGGGGCGTTAGTTATCATGGACTCTACCACTCCCAGCTAGAGCTGGAAGAGGGAGATGGTCTGGAGGACTGGAGCGCAGCGCAGGAGCTCACTGGCGGCGGGGAGCGGGAGCTGACGGGGTAGAGGCCATATGACAGGTCGGAGCGTAGGTGTGCTGGTGAGGTAAAAGCGATGATGACAGGCGCGGAGCCAATAGATTTCCCGGCATGCTGCTAGCTGTGCCACGCTAGACAACAAAAGGGTGCTTAGTCACGGTCTACAGACCCGGGACTAAGCACCCTTTTGCATAATGGCCAGGGCGGAGAATTAATATGCGATATACAGTAGCGTCAATGCGGCCCTGAGCAACAGAACGCGTACTATTAATTAGTTGAGTAATCAGCAGTCAGGTAATGAGCGGTTCATCATACAGACTGAGTGATCTGCTTAATCGCAATTGCGGTTAACTGTATTTCATACAACTATATCTTTACTCTTCGGTAGCAATTGGGGAATAGTTGCACTTTGTACATTTAAATAGGCGGGTTCCGGCTGAAAAGCAGGTTTTCGTCTTTTTTAATTGCAAGGAATACAACTATTTCTCAAAATCAATCGTTTTTGCCCCAAATAGTTGCAGCAAATACATTTAAGCAGGGGGTTACTTATGCGATCTTCAATCGCACACTTCAAAATCCCAGTTCCCGCCGAATCATCCGCATTCCCCATCATTACAGCACACCACCAAAGGTTTACCTCAGCTTAAGCTTCTACGTTATTCAGAATAAATTTATCGATAGCGAACTTTACACCGTCTTCGTTATTGCTGAGTGTAATGAAATCAGCGATTTCCTTCAGCGCAGGAATGGAATTGGCCATAGCGACGCCGAGTCCGGCAGCTTCCAGCATTTCGTGGTCGTTCCAGGAATCTCCCACAGCAATGGTTTCGGACAGCTCGCAGCCGAAGTGGGCCGCAAGGAACTCAAGCGCCAGGCCTTTGGTGCCTTCATGATGCATGATTTCCAGGAAATGCGGCTTCGACTTCGTGATGTGGACGGAATCGCCCAGCAGCTCACGCAGAATTGGCGACAGTTCGTCCAGGAATGCGGGATCGTCGATGATGAGCATTTTTGGCGTTTTTTGCGGAACGAGCTTTTCCCAATCCGGCTCAATATAGTATTGAGTTCCGTTCAGCGCGGAGTAATCAATCAGCTTCTGGTTCTCTTCGCGGGCATACAGCTTGTCGTCAATATAAGTCTGCAGGTGCAGGTCATGCTCCACACAGTAGGTGAACAGCTTGCGTACGGCATCCTGCGGGACATAACGCTCGTACAGTACTTTTTCATCCATCAGGTTCTTCACCAATGCGCCTTGATAGGTGATGATTGGCACATTCAGTCCCGTTTGACGGGCGATGGCTTGTGCTGAAGCATAAGCGCGACCGGTAGCCAGAGTTACGACAACGCCTGCGGCAACGGCCTGTTCCAGTGCGGTTTGTGTTGCGGGAGTTACTTCTTTCTCATCATTGATCAGGGTGTCGTCAATATCGATAGCAATCAATTTGTACATGTGTGTGGTTCTCTCCTTAGTTTTATCTATTTGTATTTGTATTTCCGGCTTGTGGCGGTGGTTTGTACTGCTGTTCAGTCCTGCTTCAGGCTCAGTTTCTATCCTGCTGCAGAACTCCGTTCCTGGCCGGTTCAGGGCTGAGCTCCGCCATTAGCATGGCCGCAAGGATGCAGAGGCAGCCGAAACCAGCGGAGATGCCTAGCGTCTCACCGCCGAAGGCAAGGCCGGTCAAGACGGCGAATACCGGCTCCGTAGCGTAAATGATGGCTACCCGTGACGGGGTGGTGTACTTTTGGCAGGCGGTCTGAATCCAGAAGGCAAACGCGCTCGTCGGGCCAATGGATATCAGCAGTGCCCACAGCACATCCGGTTTCAGGATCAGCGCTCCGCTGTGAGCCAGCGGTGCGGTTCCGTCCACAAGGAGCGAAGCCACAATGCTGAACAGTCCGACAAAAGCGAGCTGCAGCGTCGCCAGCGGCAGCGCCGGATAACGCGGAGCATACACGCCAGTATAGGCAACCTGCAGCGCAAAGGCGACAGCACAGAGCAGAATCAGGCCGTCGCCTTTATTCAGGGAGAATGCCGAGCCGGTAAAGGTCAGCAGATAAAGTCCCGCCACCGCCAGGATTGCACTAAACCAGGTGTAACGGGATATAGCGTGTTTCAGCAGCGCCAAGGACAGGAAGGGGACAAGCACCACCGACAGACCGGTAATGAATCCGGTGTTGGAAGTGGTCGTGTACAGCAGGCCCATCGTCTGGAAGCCATAGCCCATAAACAAAAAAAGGCCGAGCAGCAGGGAGTGGCCCACCATGCGCCAGCTTAGCTTTTTCCATTCATGGCGGTAAAAAACAGCGGTAATCAGCGCCAGCAGCAGAGCGGCACCCGTAAACCGGATACTGTTAAAAGCGAGAGGCGGCAGCACTCTGACGGCATGCTGTACAATCAGAAACGTTGAGCCCCACATCAACGCTACCAGCAGCAGACTGAGATCGGCGATTCGGGAGCGGGTCACAGTGGTCATCCTTTCCTGGAATATAAGAAGGGTTAGATAGAGTTCAGCTGCTGTATCAAGTTGTCCAAATTGTATCCTAAAACAGGGGGAAGGACAAGCCGAAACTGCGCAAAAGGCCAGCTGGTATAAGGAGTGAAGCTCAATCATTCAGGCCAGGCTGGACAAAAAATCCAGACCTTGGTATACTTCGATAACCGCACACTTGTTCTTATTTCGACAACTTAGAAAGGAGCGGTTCTCTATGATGGGCAAATCCCATTTAGTAATCAGCACCGGGGTTACCCTCTCTGTTATGAATCTGCTCGGCTATGAAATCACCATTCCGGCGATCGCCGTGGCGGCAGTTAGCGCACTGCTCCCCGATATCGATGAGCCGAATTCATTGCTGGTGCGCAAGGCGATTCCCGAATTCCTGCTGCGCATCCTGCAGGTGGCTCTGATCGGAGCAGCGGTGTATCTCTATTTTGCCGAGGTTGCAGCTCCGCCTTGGAATATCGCCCTGGCGCTGCTGGTGGGCAGCGTGTCCTTCCTGCCGGGCAGGAGGCTGCGGCATCTCGTCATGCTGCTGATTGCGCTGGCACTGTTCGCGTTCGCGGACGATTACGACCCGTGGAACTACATTGCCGCCTGCGTGCTGGTCGTGTCCTCCGTGGTCCCGCACCGCGGGCTGACACATACGCTCTACGCAGTGGCCGGGTGGGGAGCGCTGCTCTATTTTGCCTCCCTGGAAATGAATGACGGCGGCAGCCTGTGGATTGCCGGCGGCCTGTCCTATGCGCTGCATCTGCTGGCGGATTCGTTGACTCAGCGCGGAATTACCCCGCTGCCTCCGATCCCCTTCAAGCTTCGGCTTAAGCTGATGAGCACCGGCACGAAGAAGGGCGATGCAGTAGAGAATCTCTGTATCGTGTTTACGCTTGTACTGGTCATTTATGCATTTGTACTCACCCCTTGAGACGGGCGAAGCCCCTCCTGGGGCACTGAAGGCTTTCCGCTGCAAGCAGCGGGGAGCCTTTTTTCTCGTCCTTCTTGAGCAAGATGTTAATTAATTCACAGATATCACCAATAGTCCTTGTTATATTGAACATACCGACGGTCGGAATGGAGAACGGAATATGACAAAAAAACAGTTAAAGGAACATAGAGTGGAGTCTCTGCTCATGGCAGCCGTAGAAGAGTTTCTCGAAAAGGGCTATGATGGCGCATCTGTAGATGCTATAGCCAAGCGGGCCGGTGTCAGCAAAGGCGGCTTCTATCATCATTTTCCCAATAAGGAAGTCCTCCTGATGGAGGCGAATCAGAAGCTTTCGGAGCCAATCATGGAAATGGCAGAAAAGGCTTACTCGAATAGCAGTGTTATGGATGGATTAAGACAATATATTAAAGAATATCTGAACTATTGGGCAAGCAGGCCACGAGAATTGAGCTTTTTTTTCTTATCGATGTCAAAGGCTTTGCAAGCTCCGGCCCTTATGGAGTATTACAGAGAATATGTAAATCAAAGCACCGCGTTCTTTGTAGGGATGTTTCAAAAAGCAGTGGAATCCGGAGAGACTGATCTTAGGGACCCTGAAGCCTATGGGATCTCCTTGATGGGGGCACTCGATGGGGTTGTTTCTTATGCGATGATTCATCCTGAGGAGGATATTGAGCTTCTGGTTGAACGGTTTGAACAGGTCTGGCTGAAATAAACGAAAGGAGTAATCCAATGTATGGAGCATGAGAACTTTCTTTCTGTAGAAGGATTAAGCAAAACATATGGTGAACTGCCCGCAGTAGACAATGTAAGCTTTTCGGTTCGTAAGGGAGAGGTATTCGGGTTGCTTGGACCCAATGGTGCCGGTAAGACGACTACCATAAGAATGCTGTGCGGTCTTCTCAAAGTGGATTCAGGCCGTATTACTGTAAATGGAATCTCCATGTCTTCCGGCTATGAGCGTGTAAAAGGGATGATTGGGCTGTGTCCGCAGGAAATCGTCATCTGGGAGCTGCTTACCTGCCTTGAACAATTGAAATTTGCCGGTATGGCCTACGGGCTAAGTTCCAGAGCAGCCGGTAATAAGGCAGAAAGCCTGCTGCAATCGCTTGGACTTTGGGAGAAAAGAAATAAGCTTGCCAAGACGCTGTCAGGCGGAATGCAAAGAAGACTCAATATCGCGCTGGCACTTGTCCATGACCCGAAGCTGATTATTTTGGATGAACCTCAGGCAGGGCTTGATCCCCAGAGCAGAATACTCGTACGTGACTTCATCAGACAGCTGGCACAAGAAAAAACGGTGATCCTCACTACACATGACATGGATGAAGCCGACAGACTTTCAGACAGGGTGGCCATCATGGACCATGGGAAGGTGCTTTTGATAGACACTCCTGAGAAGCTCAAGGCAAAATCCGGGGAGGGAGAACTTCTGCAGATACGGGTAAATGGGGTAAGCGCAGATTTGGCCCATCAAGTCCTGAAGTCAATGCCGGATGAATGTACAGAGCGAACCTATTCGGATGGATTATTTTTGCTGGGGGCGGGTGGAGTTCTTGAGCTTATTCCGAAGGTGAACCAGAGATTGCAAGCTTTTAACATACATATAGAGGATATGACGATCCGGAAGCGGACGCTTGAGGATGCATTTATTGCTGTGACTGGAAGGGGGCTGCGGGAATGAGACTGGCGGCTTCGGTTACCAAATCCTTTAAGGAAAACATAAGGGATTGGAAAGTTCTCGCGATGGTTTTGATGTTCTCTCCGTTCTTTTTAGTACTGATGAACCTTTTTTACGGGGGAGGGCCTACCACCTATCATTTAGGCGTTCTGAATTTGGATTCAGGCCACGCGTCCATCGAATTAATCAGCAATCTGGAGAATATGAAGGGGCAGGGCAACTCGCAACTATTTAATGTAACCGGTTTCGGTGGCGAGGAGCCATTAAGGGCAAAGATTAAGGAAAAGGCCGTAGATATAGGAATCGTGATCCCTGAAGATTATTCTGACAAATTAGCCGGCAAGGCTGCCGGGAACAATGCAGACCCTGCTCAAATAAACTTTTATGGAAGTATGGGAAATATGCGATATCCGGTTGCGGCGGTATGGGTGGCAGATGCTGTAAGCAAACAGGGGATGGATGCAGCGAAAATAATATTGCCCGCAAGTATAAATGAAACTTTTCTGGAGAAAAAACAGCCGTTGAACGAATTTGAAGGTTATGTTCCGGGTTTAATCTCTTTGGCTGTTTTAATGATCCTGTTTACAGCCACAGCTTCCATTGTAAAGGAAAATGATAAGAAGACACTTATAAGGTTGAAGCTCAGCCGTCTTGGAGCCTTCAATTTCCTTGCCGGTATATGTATTACGCAAGCCATCGTAGCAGCAGGGGCCATTGTTCTGTCCTACTGGACGGCGCTTGGGTTAGGCTACAGACCGGCAGGAGGATTTGGCGCCATCCTTGTCGTTGGGATCCTGTCGAGCTTCTCCATGGTTGCTATAAGCTTAGTGGTAGCAAGCTTCCTGAATACTGTTTTTGATGTTTTAACTGTCGGCTGTTTTCCTTTCTTTATTCTAATGTTTTTTTCAGGGAGCATGTTCCCCCTGCCGAAGATGAGTATATTTACAATTCACGGGCATTCCTTTGGGATCACAGATTTATTGCCGCTTACGCATACCGCCAATGCTTTTAATCACATTTTGAACGATGGAGCAGGCTTACATGAGGTATGGTTTGATTTCATAATGATTGCGCTGCTCACCGTAATATATTTTGTAACAGGACTTTTGCTGTACCAGAAGCGCAAGCTTTCCAAAGCATAGCTGAATGTGAAGAGAGGAAGGAACGGCGCTGGAAACCGCTGTTTCATTAAAAAACCAGTCAGACTCCGGTTAATGGAGATTGGCTGGTTCTTGTTCAAATATAAGAATTTATATGTTTCACACGATAACTTATCCTTCTATTTCTCGCTGAAACGGTACCGTCCTTAAAAAGGACGGCAAAGCCGTTTCCACTTGCGAAAAGCTATTCTTCCAGGAAAATAAGCCCGATAAAGTCCTCCGGCTCAATGCGGCCGAAATAATGCTTCAGATCGAGCCCGGACAGAGCGTCTCTGACCTCAGCTTGTTCATAACGTTTGCCGCGCAGCGCGTTCTCTACGTCTGCCACATCGCCGACGCCGAAGAAGTCACCGTAAATTTTGATCTCTTGAATAATGGAGTCTTCAATATCCATGCGGATATCGACAAGTCCTGCCGGGAATTTGCGGGTATGCTTCACATTGCTTTTCGGCGACAGGCCGTAGTTCCAATCCCAGTTCTGGTAATGCTCCTTGGAAATTTCATTGATCCGCACCCAGTCGTCCATGGTCAGCTTGTACTGTGGAACCTCGGAAGGCTCCATGCCAAAGATGGAACGCAGCAGGCCTTCGCGGAATTCCTCAATCGTCATTTCAGTGCCGAGCAGCTCCTTAATGTTGGCCACACGGCTGCG carries:
- a CDS encoding DMT family transporter, producing the protein MTRSRIADLSLLLVALMWGSTFLIVQHAVRVLPPLAFNSIRFTGAALLLALITAVFYRHEWKKLSWRMVGHSLLLGLFLFMGYGFQTMGLLYTTTSNTGFITGLSVVLVPFLSLALLKHAISRYTWFSAILAVAGLYLLTFTGSAFSLNKGDGLILLCAVAFALQVAYTGVYAPRYPALPLATLQLAFVGLFSIVASLLVDGTAPLAHSGALILKPDVLWALLISIGPTSAFAFWIQTACQKYTTPSRVAIIYATEPVFAVLTGLAFGGETLGISAGFGCLCILAAMLMAELSPEPARNGVLQQDRN
- a CDS encoding Cof-type HAD-IIB family hydrolase produces the protein MYKLIAIDIDDTLINDEKEVTPATQTALEQAVAAGVVVTLATGRAYASAQAIARQTGLNVPIITYQGALVKNLMDEKVLYERYVPQDAVRKLFTYCVEHDLHLQTYIDDKLYAREENQKLIDYSALNGTQYYIEPDWEKLVPQKTPKMLIIDDPAFLDELSPILRELLGDSVHITKSKPHFLEIMHHEGTKGLALEFLAAHFGCELSETIAVGDSWNDHEMLEAAGLGVAMANSIPALKEIADFITLSNNEDGVKFAIDKFILNNVEA
- a CDS encoding ABC transporter permease encodes the protein MRLAASVTKSFKENIRDWKVLAMVLMFSPFFLVLMNLFYGGGPTTYHLGVLNLDSGHASIELISNLENMKGQGNSQLFNVTGFGGEEPLRAKIKEKAVDIGIVIPEDYSDKLAGKAAGNNADPAQINFYGSMGNMRYPVAAVWVADAVSKQGMDAAKIILPASINETFLEKKQPLNEFEGYVPGLISLAVLMILFTATASIVKENDKKTLIRLKLSRLGAFNFLAGICITQAIVAAGAIVLSYWTALGLGYRPAGGFGAILVVGILSSFSMVAISLVVASFLNTVFDVLTVGCFPFFILMFFSGSMFPLPKMSIFTIHGHSFGITDLLPLTHTANAFNHILNDGAGLHEVWFDFIMIALLTVIYFVTGLLLYQKRKLSKA
- a CDS encoding HIT family protein, with amino-acid sequence MEDCLICRRIDMIKEDTNPYFVAELETGYVVIGDHQYFEGYTLFLCKEHKRELHELDSGFKQKFLMEMSKVAEAVNIAFEPDKLNYELLGNGDSHIHWHIFPRRLTEPNPTHPVWWTPRETMYSESVRPSHEALEELKHKLRGALEKL
- a CDS encoding ABC transporter ATP-binding protein, encoding MEHENFLSVEGLSKTYGELPAVDNVSFSVRKGEVFGLLGPNGAGKTTTIRMLCGLLKVDSGRITVNGISMSSGYERVKGMIGLCPQEIVIWELLTCLEQLKFAGMAYGLSSRAAGNKAESLLQSLGLWEKRNKLAKTLSGGMQRRLNIALALVHDPKLIILDEPQAGLDPQSRILVRDFIRQLAQEKTVILTTHDMDEADRLSDRVAIMDHGKVLLIDTPEKLKAKSGEGELLQIRVNGVSADLAHQVLKSMPDECTERTYSDGLFLLGAGGVLELIPKVNQRLQAFNIHIEDMTIRKRTLEDAFIAVTGRGLRE
- a CDS encoding MBL fold metallo-hydrolase, whose translation is MDNLVFLGTGDAMGVPRVYCSCETCMEARAGGLNVRLRSSVLIDNGSDFLAIDCGPDWRRQMESLGQRTMRRLLVTHAHFDHIGGLPEWADACRWMGYKGELYAPAEVIPVILRQYPWLDRNIEMIPCDDGIELDGWQIDTWKVNHGKNGYSYAFRLEKEGYKWVYCPDSISLTPQETERMHGLDLLVLGTSFYYEAAELSTRSVYDMTEAADLLRTVQPARAVYTHMSHDVDLRKAYILPENVTLAVTGLRLPLTRSE
- a CDS encoding sulfate ABC transporter substrate-binding protein; amino-acid sequence: MRLFKRSRQLHGWLAALMLVLLALALAGCAKEQDTAAEETPQQGDLTLVVGAYSVAKDAMGDILPLFAAKWKAETGQTITFQESYEASGTQARAIAGGFEADVTLLAMEGDVDKLVKAGLVEKTWKERGEAGMVTRSVVALGTREGNPKGIHDFADLAKPGVKVLYPNPKTSGGAQWDINAIYGAGLKLSEAQEGVKDPAAAKAFLESIHANVESLDKSGRASMAAFEYGVGDVIVTYENELLARIAQGVNYEVIIPQNTILIENPAAVVDKYADEHGTREAAEALVDFLTTREAQEVFAEYGFRPVNEQVYAENADHYPVPAGLFDIQYLGGWDEVRSTLYAKRGVWYQVLAGI
- a CDS encoding metal-dependent hydrolase; protein product: MMGKSHLVISTGVTLSVMNLLGYEITIPAIAVAAVSALLPDIDEPNSLLVRKAIPEFLLRILQVALIGAAVYLYFAEVAAPPWNIALALLVGSVSFLPGRRLRHLVMLLIALALFAFADDYDPWNYIAACVLVVSSVVPHRGLTHTLYAVAGWGALLYFASLEMNDGGSLWIAGGLSYALHLLADSLTQRGITPLPPIPFKLRLKLMSTGTKKGDAVENLCIVFTLVLVIYAFVLTP
- a CDS encoding TetR/AcrR family transcriptional regulator; the encoded protein is MTKKQLKEHRVESLLMAAVEEFLEKGYDGASVDAIAKRAGVSKGGFYHHFPNKEVLLMEANQKLSEPIMEMAEKAYSNSSVMDGLRQYIKEYLNYWASRPRELSFFFLSMSKALQAPALMEYYREYVNQSTAFFVGMFQKAVESGETDLRDPEAYGISLMGALDGVVSYAMIHPEEDIELLVERFEQVWLK